The following are from one region of the Paenibacillus bovis genome:
- a CDS encoding tubulin-like doman-containing protein has product MKPIVREHIQQLDVSLGGGIVSEKIRVDTIDNPILIIGLGGTGIDALLRLKYQINRRFRLPEDPVTKKKQEKPDNVEFLAFETNEQDRNKKYKGIGLDPHNEFVLLSNPEIGGLLQNRSLLEPYITEWLSPEMSITDGMNGAAGVRQAGRLLLFTKINQVVQSIDKKIKTLSVGTNKKLMVFLLTGLSGGTGSGSFLDISYIVRGIVERDYGSAGIDRLTMLGYLFTPDVNLSNKSLSEHTREYIRKNGYAALKELDYWMNVDSRGERFKQQYGSILNVNSPLPPFNLCHLISATNTEGKLLENAYDYCMNVTAENITNFMASEEKASGEEFAIHDYISNIRTNIAQMNRAYPANYEYNIIGASSAVLPIEEMTTYLAYRLFQKMDKMFDQAPDQEAVENFARKLGVDLDTMTKTFESRVPEPLPGFENSERLSYNNVVKMQAVNMDTELEQTFLVRAREEYIKAKQQLPGEIVGQFSDQIRRMFLHPEQGPFYVSRMLYTENGFSLLKMLLSYIETLRESLTRIPRDIESASEYANDRLGDAKSAFVSKDKKKNVYIEAKIDEYWLRADIERTQQMIEFYEDLYQLLNRENNRIYGVFTEVLNALSSIFEKNGELLTSGTEQADHRGNKTYYWNLVSVPDISKAVSDIMDSKDGDDLIRDFSTQLLDHSDQWVKENEVDIVRSISDFLSDKFGDLITRSMEDFLVMKYGEDEPIEKFVERQIASRLDDDAVPVFHLSNSAGNLHFPSWGFVSVPVQAPSILRGIRNYQTNAIGKSHFTIKESQVKNRIFWLNTRNGVPLFVYTPLKVYEENYERTILDREGVGRHLVMSEKENWTYLPSPIPEQSWGETYVNPRVQSYNARIRADFARARALGVISEKDVDQNTSNRFAINFSQPFDLDAVLTGYDLRLDASRPNLGEIKRALTELRRLLNEGLPNESSKDIFNSYNEQLAAENLIRSPKLIERVREELAKYDAIQLKVTELESMLGRFEGEEKLIDQFVQALYTDTITKKGALYVYDRDPEEEAWEPFANLMKTKNVVEFEVFEAFRKLDEKNRAVLMRKADRRDNELTASEDITPLLSKLDELYETYLEARDRLEYERVELVNGDEAYQFYKQMVTKLNDLRRKLR; this is encoded by the coding sequence ATGAAACCAATCGTTAGAGAACATATCCAACAGCTGGACGTATCGCTTGGTGGCGGTATTGTCAGCGAGAAAATAAGAGTAGATACCATCGACAATCCGATTCTGATTATCGGACTCGGAGGCACGGGGATCGATGCCCTGCTGCGTCTGAAATACCAGATCAACCGCCGCTTCCGTCTGCCGGAAGATCCGGTAACCAAGAAAAAGCAGGAAAAACCGGATAACGTAGAATTCCTGGCTTTTGAGACCAACGAACAGGATCGTAACAAAAAATACAAAGGCATCGGCCTTGATCCGCATAACGAGTTTGTACTGCTGTCCAATCCGGAAATCGGCGGACTGCTGCAAAACCGCAGCCTGCTGGAGCCTTATATTACCGAATGGCTGTCTCCGGAGATGAGCATTACCGATGGAATGAACGGCGCTGCCGGTGTTCGTCAAGCAGGTCGTCTGCTGCTGTTCACCAAGATCAACCAGGTTGTACAGAGTATCGACAAGAAAATCAAAACCCTGTCTGTCGGCACCAACAAAAAGCTGATGGTCTTCCTGCTGACCGGTCTGTCCGGTGGTACAGGTAGCGGCTCATTCCTGGATATCTCCTATATCGTGCGCGGTATTGTAGAGCGTGATTACGGTTCTGCCGGGATCGATCGTCTGACCATGCTGGGCTATCTGTTCACCCCGGATGTCAATCTGTCCAATAAGAGCCTGAGCGAGCACACCCGCGAATATATTCGCAAAAACGGCTATGCCGCACTCAAGGAACTGGATTACTGGATGAATGTGGACAGCCGCGGCGAGCGCTTCAAGCAGCAGTACGGCAGTATTCTGAATGTGAATTCGCCACTGCCGCCATTTAACCTGTGTCATCTGATCTCGGCGACCAATACCGAGGGCAAGCTGCTGGAAAATGCCTACGACTATTGTATGAATGTAACGGCCGAGAATATCACGAACTTTATGGCCAGCGAGGAAAAAGCCTCCGGCGAAGAGTTCGCGATTCATGACTATATCAGCAATATCCGGACCAATATCGCGCAGATGAACCGTGCGTATCCGGCAAACTATGAATACAACATTATCGGTGCTTCTTCCGCTGTACTGCCGATCGAGGAAATGACCACTTATCTGGCCTATCGACTGTTCCAGAAAATGGATAAAATGTTCGACCAGGCACCGGATCAGGAAGCGGTAGAGAACTTCGCCCGCAAGCTGGGTGTTGATCTGGATACGATGACCAAAACGTTTGAATCCCGTGTGCCGGAACCATTGCCGGGCTTTGAGAACAGTGAGCGTCTGAGCTACAACAATGTCGTCAAAATGCAGGCAGTCAACATGGATACGGAGCTGGAGCAGACGTTCCTCGTGCGTGCCCGTGAAGAATATATCAAAGCCAAGCAGCAGCTGCCGGGCGAGATTGTCGGTCAATTCTCCGATCAGATCCGCCGTATGTTCCTGCATCCGGAACAGGGACCGTTCTATGTCTCCCGTATGCTGTATACAGAAAACGGCTTCTCTCTGCTCAAAATGCTGCTGTCTTATATTGAGACGCTGCGTGAGAGTCTGACACGCATCCCGCGTGATATCGAATCGGCTTCAGAGTATGCCAATGATCGTCTGGGTGATGCGAAGAGTGCTTTTGTCTCCAAAGACAAAAAGAAAAATGTATATATCGAAGCCAAAATCGATGAGTACTGGCTGCGTGCAGATATCGAGCGTACCCAGCAAATGATCGAGTTCTATGAAGATCTGTATCAGCTGCTGAATCGTGAGAATAATCGGATCTACGGCGTATTCACTGAAGTGCTGAATGCACTGAGCTCTATTTTCGAGAAAAATGGCGAGCTGCTGACCAGCGGTACCGAGCAGGCTGATCATCGTGGAAATAAAACGTACTACTGGAATCTGGTTAGCGTACCGGATATCTCCAAAGCAGTCAGCGATATTATGGACAGCAAGGACGGAGACGATCTGATTCGCGACTTCTCTACGCAATTGCTGGATCATTCCGATCAGTGGGTCAAAGAAAATGAAGTCGATATCGTACGCTCCATCTCTGATTTCCTGAGCGACAAGTTCGGTGATCTGATCACTCGTTCAATGGAAGACTTCCTGGTAATGAAATACGGCGAAGACGAGCCAATCGAGAAATTCGTGGAGCGTCAGATTGCCAGCCGCCTGGATGATGATGCAGTGCCGGTATTCCATCTGAGCAACAGCGCAGGCAATCTGCACTTCCCTTCATGGGGCTTTGTCTCGGTGCCGGTACAGGCGCCAAGCATTTTGCGCGGTATCCGTAACTACCAGACGAATGCGATCGGCAAGTCTCATTTCACGATCAAAGAAAGTCAGGTGAAAAACCGGATCTTCTGGCTGAACACCCGTAACGGTGTGCCGCTGTTCGTCTATACACCTCTCAAGGTATACGAGGAGAATTACGAGCGTACAATCCTGGATCGTGAAGGCGTAGGTCGTCACCTCGTAATGAGCGAGAAGGAAAACTGGACGTATCTGCCGTCGCCAATCCCGGAGCAGTCATGGGGAGAGACGTACGTCAATCCACGCGTACAATCATACAATGCGCGTATCCGGGCTGACTTTGCCCGTGCACGTGCACTCGGAGTGATTTCCGAAAAAGATGTGGATCAGAATACAAGCAACCGGTTCGCGATAAACTTCAGTCAGCCGTTCGATCTGGACGCTGTACTAACCGGATACGATCTGCGTCTGGATGCATCCCGTCCGAATCTGGGCGAAATCAAACGCGCGCTGACGGAACTGCGCCGTCTGCTGAACGAAGGATTGCCTAACGAATCGTCCAAAGATATCTTTAACAGCTATAACGAACAACTGGCTGCCGAGAACCTGATCCGTTCGCCGAAATTGATTGAGCGTGTACGTGAGGAGCTGGCCAAGTACGATGCTATCCAGCTGAAAGTGACCGAGCTGGAAAGTATGCTGGGCCGCTTTGAAGGCGAGGAAAAGTTGATCGATCAATTCGTACAGGCACTCTATACCGATACCATCACCAAAAAAGGCGCACTGTATGTGTATGACCGCGATCCGGAAGAAGAAGCATGGGAGCCGTTCGCGAATCTAATGAAGACCAAAAATGTGGTAGAGTTCGAAGTATTCGAAGCTTTCCGCAAGCTGGATGAGAAAAACCGTGCGGTACTGATGCGCAAAGCGGACCGCCGCGACAACGAGCTGACAGCATCCGAGGATATTACACCGCTGCTGTCCAAGCTGGATGAATTGTATGAGACTTATCTGGAAGCGCGCGATCGTCTGGAATACGAGCGTGTGGAGCTGGTTAATGGTGATGAAGCCTATCAGTTCTACAAGCAGATGGTGACCAAATTAAACGATCTGCGCCGGAAACTGAGATAA